The Daphnia carinata strain CSIRO-1 chromosome 1, CSIRO_AGI_Dcar_HiC_V3, whole genome shotgun sequence sequence ActtacgtttaaaaaaaaaagatataaataTCAATCACCAGACTAGTTAAAAAGTTGGATAAGGAATAGCACGTTTGGTAGGATTGAGCTAGGGTATTGTATGCATGCAGTTCATTCAATAGCACGGGGTGACTGGCGGAAGAGAGCAACGAATTCAAACTGGAGAAGAGCAAAATTGGATGCCTACTTGAGAAATAAGTAGAGCAGATGAATTGAACATTTGTCAAATCGGATCCACAACATCCATCCAAACAATAGAACCATTTTTAGCTGAGCCGTTCGTAAGCATAGTGGACTTGCTAACCGGTCCAAGAAAAGACGTCAACGGGACTAACAATCTGGTTCATCTCTTGGGCTAGTGCGTCCCGCAGTAAGTCCGTCTTTTATAACATTTAAAATTGGGACTTTGCCCTTGTTGTTGGTGCGCCTTTTGTGCCAACACCATGGCAACCGAGAGAACGCGACGAGTAAAGGCGCCTACTAGTAAACTTGTTCGCTTTGCAGTCCGCACTTCTAATGAGCTTCTCTCATCGGGCGCTTTTGTTTGCTACCAGCGAATCAATAAGAATATACAGTATCCGGCTACAGGACTTTGGGTCTGCGACGCAAAAGTTCTTCGCATATTGAACCTAGATCGAGAGAAACATCTtcggattttttctttgttaataAAGACGCACGAAAGTCCGCCTTTGattattcctcttttttttttatcttcaacAAGGACAATGAATCTAACGAAGCATTTCGTTCCGCTTCCTCTCCCCCTTTAGATTCTCCTCTATGCATTTGATTGAacctttttgttcttttaagtCAACAGTAGAAACTTAGCTGTTTAACAGCTGATGTTTTCGCCTGAAAACGTGTCGaggtaaacaaaacataaaattgcTCAACTATGTCGAGGACATCGGCATCCAGGCGATTTTTATTCATCTCAAGGGGATGCATAGGAGAGCAACATCAATCGGCCGCTAAGCAATAGGGGCTCCCCTGTCGAAAAGCCTTCCGTCCACACTGATGGCCTTCACATGAGACGCGCGTTCGTTTATGCGTGCAGTTAAGTTTTTGATGAGGTTGGCGAATGGTACGCTACAAGATCCTTGATAATTCCAACACAGTGGAATGGTGGCGGAGGTAATATATACTTTTACGTATATTGTAAATTAGAAGCTGCAATATCCGTCGAACGAAGAGGCCTTTACAGATAAGATGTTTTTCCGCGAAGGCTATATGTTTCAAAGGGTGCTTTATAAGGAGAAGAAAATGGGGGTATGGTGTGGGTCATTATCGTCCATCTGTTTGTATCCTCTGAATCGGATGATATTAAATTGGTGCCACAATGTTGCACTTTCGCTTCGCTGCTGCAGgcgaaagaaatcgaagaacAAAGCGGAGCAGCAGTCGGAGGAGGAGGTGACGGAGGAGCCGCACCATTTGGAACACGACTCGCCTGGTAGCAGCAACTCCAAGAGCTCATCgacccaacaacaacagagtgGCGCTAATTTGCGTTCAGCCGCCACTTCGCTTATCGTTACCGCCAGCCATTTGCTATTGTACCTGCCTGCGCTCCTATTGCTTGGTCTTCAGGTAAAATCCATTATTTCGTTGTTGTTCGATTGCCTGCAAGTAAGACCCGCTTTTGTTTCCAACTGGGACTAAAATAGGGTACAGTGGTGAATCCGGTGGCTGCTGCCCTTTGCGCTCTCATTGTCTACTCTGAATTCCTCATCCATCCGATGGTGCTGCTCTCAACGTCGCGACGGATGCGCCAAGAAGTCCTTCGAACTCTCAAACGCCACTCGCcctgttgttgctgatttTTAGAGATACTCGGGAAACGGAAGTCCAGCGTCCGATACTAGACGTTTGTACAATTATGTCTCTTTCTATCAGTCATTAAAGTTACAAGTGGtattctctccctttttttttttgtaaaacgaGTACTATTCAATGGACATCGTTGTTTTGATCTAGCCTCTAACGATCTCATATCACCTTTCTCGTCATGTGTTCTACGTTTTCGTATTAACCTAGACGCATGTACAACCTTGTGGTCTACATGACATAGCGTCCTTCTGACAACGCGATTATAtttaatataattttattaacCTACACAACACAGCGCATTGGGTCGCATTTAATCGTCATTAACGCTCGGTCATATACAACTAGCGATGCTTTGGTACGGATATTCCTTCTTCTGGATCTACGATTTCGTGCATAATCTTCCATTCGACCATCTGAATTCTGACGTATAGTGCAGCTTCAGCATTCTTGTGAATAGCGTTTCAACAATTGAGTTCCTTTTATGTAATTTGGCGGTAAGTCGTGACGTTGAAttcgaatagaaaaaatattgttggatagattttcttttgaaaagtgtCATAGCCTAAAACGAAATCTTTTACGCATACCATGATCTAAATATAGGCTGCGCAATATCTTAATATTATTTTGACATACACAGTTGAGctgtaagaagaagaaagaggccACGAGTACATTGCGTCAGTATAATGAATAGGCCCTAAGTCGAAtgccgcattttttttttcttttcttccttccttaAATTCTTGTCCTCTCCTATCATCCCTCTTCCTAACACCCAGTGCCcccatttcaattttcagaTTGCTATTATATGCGAAAGCTTCTTGTAAACGTGGGCAACAGAAATGTGAGGCTTGTCGATTGATTTTCAGTTTGTTATTTTGGGTGTGTTGCCAATGTTGTAATCGACCCATCCCTTTTCTTGGACTAAGGCATCACCCGTCCACTTATCAACGTCTCTTCTCAACGAACTCTAGCAAATCGATCCGGCACAccattaaaaaacaacaagaattaACACAGTGTTGTAACCAACCACAACTAGAGGTACAACAATACGGCAACATAattgggaaaaacaaattaaatttaaaaaaacgaaaatggtgCGACTGTAAACCAATTCGAAAATTGTACATACAAGTAAATACTTCGTTCTTCTGGATTGATATCTGATGGTTGTTTACAATCTATTATACATACGGATCGACATTACGGAACGTCATTTCGCCCATTTTTATATGGACAACTCCTGTTTTCTGATTTACCATTTACTTCAGTAATTTTATAGAGAGCCTGCATTACCATCTAGTGACAATCCAGTTTCCAGTAATTAAGGTAAAATCCATTTGAGATTGAGGGTTAAGTTTAATCGATTTCCAAGTCAAATTTGTACGCCCAAGtctatgcaaaaaaaaaagtcgggcttaaaaagtcgggcttaaaaagtcgggTTTAAATTCTTgctcctttcgtttttttaatatttaatatGTCAAACTATGAATGATTTTAATCCGAAATcaaacgaggatcacgaaaatgaatttggttttaatttcaaagctatagtttttgagttattcgtGCCCAAAGTTGTTACGTTAAAACCACTTCTATTTTGCTAAAATCACGTGGTCACGTGATTAACGCAAAAACTAGTCACGTATTCTGAATCGcgattgattttgattttagcAGTAGGTTTCATCGAATACCAAGGCAGAATTTTAATCGTACTTTGTTCTTTAAGGAGGGGATTGGGTTCAAGCTTGGTTTCTAATTGGGTGGTGCCTTAATTGGACTGGGAGGAAGATTGTCTCTAGATGTTTGCATGCGATCTCTATAAAATTACCGAAATAAATAGTAAACCAGAGAACAAGaaagtgtaaataaaaaaagcggATCAAACGGCATTCCGTAATTCATAAGTCTCATGAATTTGTTCCCCCTAAGAATTTCTTCACAAACTGGTCAACACGTTGGTATAAAACGGTCAGCATGTATAGAACTTATCTTTGTAACATGAACACCTCCTTAAAACTACTCTTCATCATAATACGATTATACAATAAAATCTATACTATCTGTACTAAAAAGTGGCGTTATGGATAAAAACTGTGGGGCGGAGGACGGGCAGAGGCAGTAAGTTGTCTGACGGCCAACTACTGTGGACATTTTGGCGGGCAGTAAGGAGATCGACGGGCAGAAGCAACGAGTGGGTGGAGGGCAACTACAGTGGGCATTTTAACAGGCAGATACTGCAAGTAAAGGACGggcaaatacaaaaaaaaagtcaatggTTTCccagtgggttgacgggcagagataTGGGGAGGTGGATGGGCAAAGGCAGCAAAATGGTCTTCGACAAACGAGTGATTCGACGGGCAGAGAGCTGACAGAGAGTACAAGATGTtagacgggcagaggcaacgGGCGCGGTGGCAGGTAACTACAACAGGCGTTTTGATGGGCAGAGACAGCGAGAGGGCCTACAGCAAAGAAAGGAAGTGTCttgatgtgaaaaaaaaacttaagatTAGACGGGCAAAATATCGGCGTGGACCGATTGGCAGATtagaattaagaaaaaaaagcgttaaAATACGCTAGCGTCACCTAatcccggccctggacggacCCAAAATTACTAATGCGTTGCTAAATGcaccaaaaaaatatttaaataatgtAACACCAAAGATTAGAACCCATGAAATCAGCATGGATGCCGTGCATCATGCCACAACACTATCAATTCACTTACACCTATTATGTGCATAAGCCTATTTGAACGAATGACACCCAAAGCTAAATttggttgggatgtgcggtcctggcacagagGTTATCACCCTCGTTTTGTAATCTGTAGTCctcgggttcaagtcccgtcACCGCCAACTTTCCTCCAAGCCCCCTCCCATCCTCCCTCCATCTCCTCCCACCCACCCACCCTGTCATCATTGAAGAttcatctcatcggattaCTAAAAGATTTTCATCGCTTCGGACATCTTCTACACAAAATGGATAGAAGAaaccttcaagaaagaagagaaaaaagaagactactataaaggggctaaatggcactacactaaaaaaacacacacatacacctACACGACAatacagacgtttcacatcgatctgtagtatcgttcactacacgttaaAGATCGACTCACAAACtgaaggtagagaagaggtgatcatagaacgtaggttgttcgtaagcctccccatggccactaggttcatggatgctggcagcttatcatcgggatatgtgaacctcttcgatacccgtaagtttttgttaaATAATTAACAGTAGCAGGATAAATTTTCGTTATATAAGCGGCGACGTTTAAATATTCTCTGTGTTACAATTCTTAGTGATGTAAAGGAGAAAGACTTTAAGTTTAAAGTTTAACTCGAAAATTTTCGTCGATTCTCACGGGCTAGGTGACGGAGGGCAGCCAGCCCGCCAACGTGCATGCACGTTGCTAGGGTCTGTTCGGCATTTCGGAGATTGTATGGCTTAGATACTGAATTAGAATAGAAACACATGAAAAACAAGTTCCTCAATCGATGAAAAACAGCTGATCTAGCAGGCCCCATACATCTTCATATTGTCTCATCTCCGTCGATGTTATTGAACGCGATGCAGAGTGTGGGCGTCGGTCACACCCACCAGTCCCCATCAATGCGCATCGTGAAAACTCACTCTCGGGATGTCTCCAAGCGACGCGGAAGTATACGCAGACATCTCTGCAGCTGCTCTCTTCCCTGTACTAGACTTCAGAATTGATGAAAcaaaatcgggaaaaaaaagaatgataaCACATCACTGTCGTCTTTGGATACAAATGCTTATGCGGCCTTGGCTAACCCTCTATAAgtaattttaaattaagtCTGCAAACACAAAAGCGCCATTGAAAAGGACTTGGATGCAGAATACCTCTATAAAGGTTGtttataggaaaaaaagatggaaatcTGTAAATAAATGCTTGCAATTTTGATAAATCTCGAATATCCGTTGGCACGCATCGCATCACGTTACTCCTTGAATCCTCAAGACAACGGTACTAAAAGAGAATTTGACAAGTTACTATACAAGGCAATTACCATAAGAAACAATTGTGAGAATAAGTAACTGTGTGAAGATGAAGTGGCATACTAGAGCCATTAGTATTTATAATGCAAATCACAATGTACACAGGAGAGAAATGAGGCTCTCTTTGAATAAATCATGGTTTTCTCAAGTGTGAGTAAAACCTTTGGGAAGGATTAGACAGGTATTCAAGGCATTTTATTAAAAGTTAATGTATGTTTATAGCTCTATTGTCTTAGAGCAGCCAATCGACGAGAGAGCTGGTCGTCGTTTGCACTAGAAGCAACAGAGGATGGTGTTCCAATCGCCGACGGTATGGATCCAGCATTAGCCAACTGATCTGTGATCTCAAGCCCAGCTTCATCAGCAACTTGTTGTATCAAAAGATCTACTTGATCCCTGGGAGTTGACAAAGTTGTGGCTGCTCCCATTGCATCTTCCATAACGGAAGTTCTGACATCCATGTCTTCAAACTGGCTTTCAAATTTCTCCATTACATTAGAAATTTTTTGGAGATCCATTGAATTCACTGCTTTATCTAATGCTTTTACTACCATTCCCATGTTCTTTGCAACCTGAATCAACacagaaaaaatacaaatatcaTATAAATACAAAATGTAATATAAAATAGTATATTTTCATTGAAACTTACCTCTTTCATTGTGACAGCTGTTTGAACTTTAGATCGTACAGCATCTACCTTTGAGGCCATTCTTAGGAAATTAAgagcttcatttttcttacgAATTGCATTTTCTGCATAGATCTTGGCACCTTCCACATTACCTTGTTGCAAggcttttttaatttttgcttgTTGAGCAGCTTGCTCCTTTTCTGCCTTCTTACTCAGCCTTTCCAATTGTTTTGCACAAAACCGAAGCTGGAACACAGTATCTATATAtcaaaaaaagtttcaaaatcACGATTAGCAACCtaaaacaaaggaaattaAGAAAGGATATGTAATTTCTCTACCTTCCATGATGATTAACAATAAAGCACCGACTCACTAAATGTTACTCAATAAAAATCTTGCGAAATCGTTAAATGACAAACTGGTATTCCCTTTGCTTTCGGAACGTCGTCAGCTTTGTCAACAagaacatacacacaaaaaacataGCAGATGGGGCTAAAGCTGTAGACATCTGCCGGTCACGTTCAAAACCAGAGTAACTCAGTCAAGAGATCAAATTCTCTCAAACCTAACGATCGGAAGATATCGTTAAGTAATGTAGACGTCTTCCACCATGGTATAATGTGACCATCGATTTAGCATTTAACCAAGAAGGCCACGCGTACAAGATCGCTGCAAAAGTTATGAAAGAAAGATATTCAGTAGCCAAACATAAATAAGGTGAATTTTATTCACcacaaaatttttgtttttacagacATAGTCATCGTGGTAAAAATACgaatacgaaaagaaaaatcgtggGGAGGGGAGGAAGAAACATCGATACAGTCAAGTGTTCGGTTTGGTTGATTCGGATACTGTTGTCTGTGGGGGGACAGGACTCGAGAATTGGCGACCTCAGCAGTTATCAGAGAAAATAAATCGGTTCATTGGATGGTTCACAAAAGGAtgacagaaaacaaacaacaaaaaaataaacaggaAGTAAAGCGTCCGGTCAGACCTTTAGAAACAATTGGCTACGAAAGAGACTGAGGAGCTTTGATGACAATGTACGATTTTGGATTTCATGTACGCTCCTCTGCTTTGATAACGTTTTCTCCCGCAAGTCTGATTTTTAGTATCTTCACACGTGAAATTTCCAGAGATACGAATAAAAAAGGGTTGCAAAAGAAAGTATAAAAACTTCCCGGACATTTTCTACTTTAAAGCATGCCTTACCACGTAATTGTGGTTTGATCCTGTTTTGTCCccaatcgtatttttttttttacttttttttaaataattatagATACATAATTGCAAAAACATTGAATAGCGCAGTTCAATACAGAAAAGCAAGCAATTTGCTTTTGGGACGTCGAAAGAGACGCATCAGTTCAAATGTGTTGCGTGACTTTACAGTCCTCAATTGTCCAATGACTCGGATAGTCTGTAAAATCCAAAGCATACCCTGCTGCTGATGAcaatctttcttctttttctttaacttaatATATCAAAGAGGCGCAATCTGGAAACAATAGAGGTAAGACAGGGGAAACGGGGCGCGATTTGCAGCCTAAcagaaatttcatttcacaCTGATGACATGCCCCGTTGGCAAGATCAAGTTTGACCGGCGCGGCAAATGGATACAACTACAGCATAATCTATGACACTACAGAAATGTCGGAtgtgataaaagaaaagcggGAATGAATCCAGAAGAATCAGAGGCTTGATTCTAAAGCggtttgttttctaaaataGAAATCTCAAGTCAGCCAAACAAGGTGATAGCCCCACCCTTACCTCCAAAAATACAATCCGGATttaaaagatgaaaacaagggggaaaaaaatatcttaaGATGAGCGAAAAGTCAAGCGCCAACCTCCACTAtccgtttgcttttttatgtAAATATCAGCATGGCTTTGGCtgtcaattgaattaaaaCACCACAAGCACATATTCATGCTTCCGTTTCCCCTTTTAGTCTCAGCCGGGCAAAATCCTCGAAAACAATGTCGTCGTCCTGTTCCGGATTACAAGCCGTCACTTCACTGGAAattgcaaataaaaataaatgttaattTTCAATACATAATCGATAGTTTCAGTTTGCACGTTTGTTGGTTTACAAGAAACCCCAAGGTGATATGATCACCGGCACACTAAACAGAATGAGTTGAAAGGGTAAAAGTTTAAGTTTACGCGTCAAGTTGGATAAGGTTTGTATCGACAGCTACTCCATCATCTACATCTTTTTTGGGACTCGCCACGGCTGTTGGAGGGCGACTTAGTGGGGGGCTATCTTCTGGTGGTTTTGAATGCATTAAAATGAACGGCAGCTCTGCGACCAAATCCCTAAAACGAcgtaaacgaaataaaaggcaaTGAGCTGAATTAATCGGACATTGCTGTGATAAGAAATTTACCCGCCGAGAGCTCCGAGACAGAGTTTAACTTTCACTTTGTACTGAACGATGATGCccagattttctttttgtacaggTTCCGTCAAActgtaataaagaaaaaaaaaacgaaatgaaatcgaTCGAGACAACATCAATAAATCTTTGGGGTTAACGAGAATAAATTGGTTTTTTAATACTGACATGGTTGAAGAAGCCAGGTTGGTGTCCTCGTGTTTAAGCTGTCCGTCTAGAGCCAAACCCCTTTTATCTTTGTTATTTGCCAAGAGAGGCGTAAGGTAGTAGATTTTAGAAAGAGTGAAACCGGGTCCCACGGGGCAGCTCTCCCTGCAATAACAAGCAGGAATAACAatggaaaattattttcaatgtaATACATTGATTCGAAGCGCaaggcttctttttttaacccaTCATCCCCCATCCTCGCACCACCATCTTGGGGCCAATTACATTTCTAATAAGACCACAAAGCGGAAACAAAAGATGGGGGAAAAAACCTTTCTGCTCTTCAACAGAAAAtagggaaaacaaacaacgtgaaataaataaagaaagagtTGGGACTCACTCGCTCTCCAGTTCGGCAACCGTGCACTTGTACTGCGCCGTAGAGAAAAGGCATATATCTGCAAACTGGCGAACTAGACAAAAggaagacagaaaaaaaaaatcaatacgcCATGGCCTGAGAATCGCGAACGAGAGAAGTGGGTGGGCCAGCGTCAGCACGGAGGAGCGGAAGGGAAAGGAGGCAACACGTTGCACGTCTACTGAACAAGCAACATCTTCATCAACATTTGTAACCAAGTTCCTTCTTCTTATTAGTTTCATCAATGCGTCGAGCCGACCGGAATATTGTTAACGATAATGATAACATTCTTCGGCAATAGGTTTACACGTCCGACGACACGACATAAACGGCTAAAGAAACACAAGTACGTTTAGGAGAACAACGACTTACCAGAtactttcactttcttgaCGCTTTTGTTCGAATTGTTTTGTATGTGAACGTTGACAGCGATCGTCTCGCCGTGGTAATACAGTTCCTTATCGAGGGAGGCTTCCAAGTGCAACTTGTTGGGACTCATCATGAACTCTTTGCTCACCTCCACCGACGGCTGCTCCCCTTGTTTGCTTGGCGCATACATGATCTTTCGGATGGCCAATCGAACCGAGTTTCTGTCATCGaaacacaaaacaagaaaaacgattaGGTTACCATACATGCATTGATAAATACATAATATCACAATATCTAGACCTATGGGCGCTTTTCggtttgttttatgtttttacaACGAACCTCTTGTGCGGTTTGTCTTCGTGTGTTTCGCCGACAAAGCACTTGAGCTCGTAGTCAACTCCGCATGGCTTTCCCATATCGCCTGGCGCTGGCTGCAGAGTGACGGATGCCGGGCAATGGGGCGGCAgttcaaagaaaaaggggtAGGCATTGGATCCGAGCTTTTTGAGCAACCTCTCCTGTAAGCGAAAAACACATCCGTTAAAATCACGTTAGTTAAACATTCACGTGGAAACAAATCGAGGGATAATAAGGAGCTCTAAAATGGGTTGCAATCCGCGCAACATCGACAAATTGGGGCAACGTCAATTGAACTGCTCCGAGATCCGATTAGGAAACTACTAATGgcaaacgcaaaaaccaattgaaaacatttcttgtttcgtttttcgagCAAATTTTCGGCTAACACGAGAACTCTGACTGTTAAGCGAAAAATTGCGGATCGAAAGTTCATGGAGGACCAAGCATGTTTGTTCAACAACGAAACAAGATTTTAATGAGCCTTAAATGACAGCTCAGGTTACCACTGAAATCTCGTTGACTGACGATGATTCGGACATACAAACACAAAACGATCGATAAGCAGTTGCGAGTCTACTCGGCAGGGAAGCTGGGCGTTGGGTCATTGAATTTCAGAGCAAACGTGCATTTGCCGATCGATGGTAAGAACAACGCCAtgaaaaggatgaaaaaacctaacaagtttttttttttttttggcttcgttCCAGCCCGAAATGCGATCATCAATGGGAAGTAGTTGGCTTCAACGATATGGAAAGGCAACGGAATTTGTATAAGATATTGGATTCTTCCGATCTTACTCCGTTGGAGGGGCAACCGGCTCTGCGGTCGGCCAAATGCGATACGCACTACAGCAATACTAAAAAACTGGAAACGAAAATGGATCAAGTTTTGGACGTATACCTGCAACCTGGTAGGTGACCGCTTATTGGTCGGCTCGTGTGGGAAGATTTGTGATGAAGCCAGGTACAGGTCTTTGCGGAATGTAAGTCCGAGAACGTCCAAATCTTCGCGTCCATAGCGGAAGGCGGCTAAGACGTGGCCAAAGACTTTACGATCTTTGATGTAATCCGCATCCACTAGGACAACGCCatctagaaataaaaagaaaacgtggaCGGTTAACAACAGTAGACGTGAAAAATCAATGCAACGCCCGCTATCCAAGATATTGTTTATTCGCTGAGAAAACAGATCCGGCGAGTCGCCCCACTTTCGAAAATAACAAAGGGTGGGTTGGGCCGGTTTGAGTGAAGCGAAATCTCATCGAGCCAAGAAGACATTTAACCAAACACAATGAGAGACGAGAATGCGGCCCTCTCTGCAttccatttcaaaatatcaTCTCTAACGCAAAATGTcatgataaaacaaaaaagaagtaagGAATCAAAACAAAGCATTCTATTGAGCTGTTTACGTCGGTCGGTTTcacagacgaaaaaaaaagatgttttttgtttgtttaattattaCTAGCCAGAAGCAAAACCAAATATCTAGAACTGACCTATAGGTTCCACGTGACTGACATGGTCGACGAAATCCCGTTTCCCCAAGTAGACCGTGAtctgaaagggaaaaaaaaatgaaaagaaaaatgatacaAAATCAATACTGGAGTTTTGTCGCCAAACAACGAGTCGAGGTAAACACGCAATAAAGCCGGAAAGGCCAAGAGTGCTGTCAGAAGTTCGAAGAAGCTTTAGCTGAGAAAGTTAGACTTTATTCAGTCTAAGAGGCAAAAGgtatttctctctttcttttttttttttttctttctgttgctGGCATGATGGCAAAATAACTTAGTTAACCAGTTGATGAATATGTCATTTTACATAAGGTAGAAAAGTTGGAATTCATACCTTCCCGTTCGGGGAGCTCTTCTTGAATACCCTATCAAAATGAGAAATAATACAGAAAATAAGATTAAATGAGGACAAAGTGTACGGTTGCGTACATCACCGCCAAGGAGGGAAGGACAGAATCCCGCAAAGGTACTTAAATATTCAATTCGTATATGCGTTGGCGTTCGTCTACAAGGACGGACGCCTTGCTTCGAACAAAGAACCAACCTGTTTCTGATGGAATATATCTAAATCCAATCATACCAGCCCGGCCTGACATTTCCCAACAATTCAATTGTAAAGAATCAATCTTTCTACAAAAACGGTATGACAAGTGCCGTTTACATTCAAAGCAAACAGAATATACTGGGGTCATACGTGTGCCACTTAAAAACATCCGAGACAATTTTAtagaatttctcttttttcttcttctttttttcctcacgACATCGTTTATTAATAGAATTTGTTATTCGGATGGAAAAG is a genomic window containing:
- the LOC130691032 gene encoding beta-arrestin-2-like, with product MDDSGKRLGTRVFKKSSPNGKITVYLGKRDFVDHVSHVEPIDGVVLVDADYIKDRKVFGHVLAAFRYGREDLDVLGLTFRKDLYLASSQIFPHEPTNKRSPTRLQERLLKKLGSNAYPFFFELPPHCPASVTLQPAPGDMGKPCGVDYELKCFVGETHEDKPHKRNSVRLAIRKIMYAPSKQGEQPSVEVSKEFMMSPNKLHLEASLDKELYYHGETIAVNVHIQNNSNKSVKKVKVSVRQFADICLFSTAQYKCTVAELESEESCPVGPGFTLSKIYYLTPLLANNKDKRGLALDGQLKHEDTNLASSTILTEPVQKENLGIIVQYKVKVKLCLGALGGDLVAELPFILMHSKPPEDSPPLSRPPTAVASPKKDVDDGVAVDTNLIQLDAEVTACNPEQDDDIVFEDFARLRLKGETEA
- the LOC130691027 gene encoding charged multivesicular body protein 1a-like, which codes for MEDTVFQLRFCAKQLERLSKKAEKEQAAQQAKIKKALQQGNVEGAKIYAENAIRKKNEALNFLRMASKVDAVRSKVQTAVTMKEVAKNMGMVVKALDKAVNSMDLQKISNVMEKFESQFEDMDVRTSVMEDAMGAATTLSTPRDQVDLLIQQVADEAGLEITDQLANAGSIPSAIGTPSSVASSANDDQLSRRLAALRQ